One window of Bactrocera tryoni isolate S06 chromosome 2, CSIRO_BtryS06_freeze2, whole genome shotgun sequence genomic DNA carries:
- the LOC120769630 gene encoding uncharacterized protein LOC120769630: MKSLELVQRRFAGGVFLALLLLCAPASGQPVNDELSADNADAKVIYDQRQSGKYNIRINIKDVAIIEMDNSGFGDENFGEEDYYYDEEDLTVKPLNFTKPPKVTTSHEALCSAESQQVTSAPTQATLLPTKLEESTNMYSTPIATSVYPTNYNNNTMVTDTMSSQATPSQTTQESSDTSFRLLPSLHLNQAVSEPRSRNSIISRLSTARPVSESMKPSIISPIAVQESPKFSGALPNAQRRHHNFVNKYSMLQTPRSPLYPLAKGYGQRCRTHQYRDVNGGCRNKRSSSFLKKLLSIIATFPRELVKDAPDE, from the exons ATGAAAAGTTTAGAACTGGTTCAGCGGCGATTTGCTGGCGGGGTTTTCTTGGCCTTATTGCTTTTATGCGCGCCGGCCAGTGGACAACCGGTTAATGATGAGTTGTCCGCGGACAATGCAGACGCCAAAGTTATTTATGATCAAAGGCAAAGTGGTAAATACAATATACGCATCAATATTAAGGATGTGGCTATCATAGAAATGGATAATAGTGGCTTCGGTGAT GAGAACTTTGGCGAAGAAGATTATTATTATGACGAAGAGGATTTAACGGTTAAGCCCTTAAATTTCACCAAACCGCCGAAAGTAACGACTTCGCATGAAGCGCTTTGCTCAGCAGAGTCGCAACAAGTCACCTCAGCACCAACGCAAGCAACATTATTGCCAACAAAATTAGAGGAGTCCACAAACATGTATTCGACACCAATTGCAACAAGCGTGTATCCaacaaattacaataataacacCATGGTGACAGACACCATGTCATCGCAAGCAACACCGAGTCAGACAACACAAGAAAGCAGTGACACCAGTTTCAGACTGCTTCCGTCCCTCCATTTGAATCAGGCGGTGTCTGAACCACGTTCACGCAATAGCATAATTTCCAGATTATCAACAGCGCGTCCAGTAAGCGAGTCCATGAAGCCATCAATTATCTCGCCAATTGCTGTTCAAGAATCACCGAAGTTTTCAGGTGCTTTACCAAATGCTCAAAGGCGTCATCACAATTTTGTGAACAAATATAGCATGCTGCAAACCCCAAGGTCGCCGCTTTATCCGCTAGCTAAAGGATATGGCCAACGTTGCCGAACACATCAATACCGCGACGTAAATGGCGGTTGCCGCAATAAGCGTTCTTCTTCATTTCT aaaaaaattgcttagcATCATTGCCACGTTTCCACGCGAGCTTGTCAAAGATGCTCCAGACGAATAA
- the LOC120768150 gene encoding blastoderm-specific protein 25D, which translates to MELSSDPYELKLYQMFQSCDKEQCGLLDEESLRRLCGLLELQDKGAVLIADLSGNGRVSFDCFKEALLNFLGAELELDTKEQYKKGDTYKRSSDVISAATIINSSNSNSSCLADTKERTLVICDTNEGTKPVESDHAVSDREVSPKLVMGSKKYGRRSRPTGHKTKNISLTDSDDDIESNDHRSCEINVHNCLSSVQRSSSQTDIPNKGRRRPPTTNGGGKLKRCSSLPTQRSMQHKINSKSLSSGIQKTDLWDKRQPRQVLTSSMESLESPPLTEPETLPVHRILDIFEGAEIANGRGILLALGFDDDEVNVAQLNKVLEEELRGLDDDTQLALVRAYMALQASEMTALRQNVRQLHDENKKLHSSNKDANQRLALLAAEIDERHASLEDTSKKEVRLLEQRHATLVRELSTRMANDRENWSSFTTRLEARIKQLEQEEIRNKTELELVRKENCELESEHQKMQKQITELLEKNVQLNLQLADLDRDTSTDVRENRNGKRVDEDEEVARLVEKVSELQVDNKNLRDKTDELVAEIESLNLELLRTKSKNKKSISNTNSSTTLDVGSVALDDAEQAANLTATKRRGDSPSKTHITEESPRLGKLRKCTDTTGSEASDTSGEWMALNSELRESETHANSATDNVKDYLEQISTLKQKIAELEAQQKTPGTSSEGIPADERCKELEASLEQMQRAYEDCEDYWQSKLAEERQLFEKERQIYEEEQQESDKKFTELMEKVREYEEQFSRDGRLSPIEEKDALEQQYADLEAEANDLRETARKMFDEKCNEIENLQREIEDLRTRLGESVEILTGACELNNEAMAVSALHINPDKQSPASSPISYLWHQSTIQEPAKSYNTVFPPSPESPTRQANRNNLTTSETTIFSTTPVDTIAPIQKPPGSNSKQSESETDEVSSTASGKSSESHSPASTHSARQSQQQQLKKSPSTENSISSLGMKEELKRLKFFEISLREQVKNLSLQRDGLVMELQQLQEARPVLEKAYARTPHPSVIQRVNQLELRNRHLQNAIKQQQQQTESLMQRSWQQHQMELADLHNRIETQGSMLAEQVQRLQNADLLVKDLYVENAHLAATVQRLEQHRARMNMMHQQRQGLNGLPGMP; encoded by the exons ATGGAGCTTTCTTCTGACCCatatgaattaaaattataCCAAATGTTTCAAAGTTGTGACAAAGAGCAATGTGGTTTACTAGATGAAGAATCATTGCGTCGTTTGTGTGGCCTCCTGGAGCTTCAGGACAAAGGAGCAGTGCTTATTGCTGATTTATCTGGCAATGGTCGTGTGTCTTTTGACTGCTTCAAAGAAGCACTATTAAACTTTCTCGGTGCAGAACTCGAGTTGGATACAAAAGAACAATACAAGAAAGGTGACACATACAAACGCAGTAGCGATGTGATCTCAGCGGCGACGATCATCAATAGTAGTAATAGTAACAGTAGCTGTTTGGCAGATACTAAAG AGCGAACTCTAGTCATATGTGACACAAATGAAGGAACTAAACCTGTGGAAAGCGATCATGCGGTATCCGATCGAGAAGTTTCTCCGAAACTTGTGATGGGCTCAAAAAAGTATGGCCGACGCTCGCGACCTACaggacataaaacaaaaaatatatcgcTGACAGATTCTGATGATGATATTGAGAGCAATGATCATAGATCATGCGAAATAAATGTACACAATTGCCTATCATCT GTGCAGCGTTCTTCTTCACAAACTGACATTCCTAATAAAGGGAGACGCCGCCCTCCCACAACAAATGGTGGTGGCAAACTAAAGCGCTGCTCCTCATTGCCCACGCAACGAAGCATGCAGCATAAGATCAATTCTAAATCCTTAAGTTCTGGTATTCAAAAAACAGATCTTTGGGACAAGCGTCAACCGAGACAAGTGCTGACGAGTAGCATGGAATCGTTAG AATCGCCACCATTGACGGAACCTGAAACATTGCCTGTGCATAGAATACTAGATATATTCGAGGGGGCGGAAATTGCGAATGGCAGAGGTATACTACTAGCACTCGGCTTCGATGACGACGAGGTTAATGTGGCGCAATTGAACAAGGTTTTGGAAGAGGAGTTACGTGGTTTGGATGATGACACACAGCTGGCGTTGGTACGTGCCTACATGGCGTTGCAGGCGTCGGAAATGACAGCGCTACGTCAGAACGTACGCCAATTGCATGACGAGAACAAAAAGCTACATTCTAGTAATAAGGACGCAAATCAACGATTGGCGCTCTTGGCAGCGGAAATTGACGAGCGACATGCATCCTTGGAGGATACCTCAAAAAAAgag GTACGATTGCTTGAACAACGGCATGCTACACTGGTGCGAGAATTGTCGACGCGCATGGCAAATGATCGTGAAAATTGGAGCAGTTTCACGACGCGTCTGGAAGCGCGCATCAAACAGCTGGAGCAGGAGGAAATCAGAAACAAAACCGAATTGGAATTGGTACGAAAGGAAAATTGTGAATTAGAAAGTGAGCACCAAAAGATGCAAAAGCAAATTACAGAGTTACTTGAGAAGAATGTGCAACTAAATCTGCAACTGGCAGATTTAGATAGGGACACAAGTACGGATGTTCGAGAGAATCGCAATGGCAAGCGTGTGGATGAAGATGAAGAAGTCGCGCGGCTAGTAGAGAAGGTATCCGAATTGCAAGTAGATAATAAAAACTTAAGAGATAAGACTGATGAATTAGTAGCCGAAATAGAAAGCTTGAATTTGGAACTATTGCGAACAAAATCGAAGAACAAAAAATCTATAAGCAACACAAATTCATCTACTACGTTAGATGTTGGCAGTGTGGCTTTGGATGATGCGGAACAAGCAGCTAATTTAACTGCTACGAAGCGACGCGGTGACTCACCAAGTAAAACACATATCACAGAAGAAAGCCCACGATTGGGTAAATTACGGAAATGCACCGATACGACCGGCAGTGAGGCAAGTGACACCAGCGGCGAGTGGATGGCACTCAACTCAGAGTTGCGCGAATCGGAAACACACGCAAATAGCGCGACAGATAATGTGAAAGATTACCTGGAGCAGATTTCCACACTCAAACAGAAAATAGCAGAGCTTGAGGCACAGCAGAAAACACCTGGTACATCCAGTGAGGGTATACCAGCCGATGAGCGCTGCAAAGAGTTAGAAGCCAGTTTGGAACAAATGCAACGTGCTTATGAAGACTGCGAAGATTATTGGCAATCGAAATTGGCCGAAGAACGGCAATTATTCGAGAAAGAACGTCAAATCTATGAAGAAGAACAACAGGAGAGTGATAAAAAATTCACCGAATTAATGGAGAAGGTGCGTGAATATGAGGAACAATTCAGTCGCGACGGTAGACTATCACCGATTGAGGAGAAGGATGCGCTGGAGCAGCAATATGCCGATCTGGAGGCCGAAGCGAATGATTTACGCGAAACGGCAAGAAAAATGTTCGACGAAAAATGCAACGAAATCGAGAACTTACAACGAGAAATCGAAGATTTGCGCACTAGACTGGGCGAAAGTGTCGAAATCCTAACCGGCGCTTGCGAACTAAACAACGAAGCTATGGCAGTGAGTGCTTTACACATCAATCCCGATAAACAGAGTCCGGCCAGTTCGCCGATTAGTTATTTGTGGCATCAGAGCACCATACAAGAGCCAGCTAAAAGTTATAATACCGTTTTTCCACCATCACCCGAATCGCCGACGCGTCAAGCAAATCG caacAATCTAACCACATCGGAGACCACCATATTCAGCACCACACCCGTTGACACTATTGCACCCATACAAAAACCGCCAGGTTCCAATTCCAAGCAGTCAGAGTCGGAAACAGATGAGGTCTCCTCCACAGCCTCGGGCAAAAGCTCGGAAAGTCACAGTCCGGCATCCACGCATAGCGCACGTCaatcacagcaacaacaattgaagAAATCACCTAGCACGGAGAATAGCATATCTAGTCTGGGCatgaaggaggagctgaagcgTTTGAAGTTCTTTGAGATATCGCTACGCGAGCAAGTCAAGAATCTGTCACTACAAAGGGATGGCTTGGTCATGGAACTGCAGCAGCTGCAAGAAGCGCGTCCAGTGCTAGAGAAGGCATATGCT CGCACACCACATCCGAGCGTTATACAGCGTGTAAACCAGTTGGAGCTGCGTAATCGTCACTTGCAAAACGCTAtcaaacagcaacagcagcaaacgGAGTCCTTAATGCAAC GCTCGTGGCAGCAGCACCAAATGGAGCTGGCCGATCTGCACAACCGCATCGAGACGCAAGGCTCCATGTTGGCCGAACAAGTGCAGCGCTTGCAGAACGCCGATTTGCTGGTTAAAGATTTGTACGTGGAGAATGCACATTTGGCTGCCACCGTGCAACGGTTGGAGCAGCATCGTGCGCGCATGAACATGATGCATCAACAGCGTCAGGGTCTAAATGGTTTGCCGGGAATGCCTTAA